A window of Erinaceus europaeus unplaced genomic scaffold, mEriEur2.1 scaffold_541, whole genome shotgun sequence genomic DNA:
cgtgtggtgtagcCGCCCCCAGTGTAGAcgccccccgtgtggtgtagacgcccccccgtgtggtgtagacgccccccgtgtggtgtagacgcccccccccgtgtggtgtagacgcccccgtgtggtgtagacgccccccgtgtggtgtagacgcccccttgtggtgtagacgccccccgtgtggtgtagacgccccccgtgtggtgtagacgcccccttGTGGTGTAGGcgccccccgtgtggtgtagacgccccccgtgtggtgtagacgcccccttGTGGTGTAGGcgccccccgtgtggtgtagacgccccccgtgtggtgtagacgcccccgtgtggtgtagacgccccccagtgtggtgtagacgcccccccgtgtggtgtagacgcccccccccgtgtggtgtagacgccccccgtgtggtgtagacgcctccccccgtgtggtgtagacgcccccgtgtggtgtagacgccccccgtgtggtgtagacgcccccccgtgtggtgtagccgccccccgtgtggtgtagacgccccccgtgtggtgtagacgcccccccgtgtggtgtagacgcccccccgtgtggtgtagacgccccccgtgtggtgtagacgcccccccgtgtggtgtagacgcccccagtgtggtgtagacgcccccccgtatggtgtagacgccccccccccgtgtggtgtagacgcccccttGTGGTGTAGGcgccccccgtgtggtgtagacgccccccgtgtggtgtagacgcccccttGTGGTGTAGGcgccccccgtgtggtgtagacgccccccgtgtggtgtagacgcccccttGTGGTGTAGGcgccccccgtgtggtgtagacgccccccgtgtggtgtagacgcccccttGTGGTGTAGGcgccccccgtgtggtgtagacgccccccgtgtggtgtagacgcccccgtgtggtgtagacgccccccgtgtggtgtagacgcccccccgtgtggtgtagacgcccccgtgtggtgtagacgccccccagtgtggtgtagacgcccccccgtgtggtgtagacgcccccccccgtgtggtgtagacgccccccgtgtggtgtagacgcctccccccgtgtggtgtagacgcccccgtgtggtgtagacgccccccgtgtggtgtagacgcccccccgtgtggtgtagccgccccccgtgtggtgtagacgccccccgtgtggtgtagacgcccccccgtgtggtgtagacgcccccccgtgtggtgtagacgccccccgtgtggtgtagacgcccccccgtgtggtgtagacgcccccagtgtggtgtagacgcccccccgtatggtgtagacgccccccccccgtgtggtgtagacgcccccgtgtggtgtagacgcccccgtgtggtgtagacgcccccgtgtggtgtagacgcccccccgtgtggtgtagacgcccccagtgtggtgtagacgcccccccgtatggtgtagacgccccccccccgtgtggtgtagacgcccccgtgtggtgtagccgcccccgtgtggtgtagacgcccccgtgtggtgtagacgcccccccgtgtggtgtagacgccccccgtgtggtgtagcCGCCCCCAGTGTAGAcgccccccgtgtggtgtagacgcccccccgtgtggtgtagacgccccccgtgtggtgtagacgcccccccgtgtggtgtagacgccccccgtgtggtgtagacgcccccgtGTAGTGTAGAcgccccccgtgtggtgtagacgccccccgtgtagacgccccccgtgtggtgtagacgccccccgtgtggtgtagacgcccccgtgtggtgtagacgccccccagtgtggtgtagacgccccccgtgtggtgtagacgcccccagtgtggtgtagacgcccccccgtgtggtgtagacgcccccccgtgtggtgtagacgcccccagtgtggtgtagacgcccccccgtgtggtgtagacgccccccgtgtggtgtagacgccccccccgtgtggtgtagacgccccccgtgtggtgtagacgccccccgtgtggtgtagacgcccccccgtgtggtgtagacgccccccgtgtggtgtagacgcccccagtgtggtgtagacgcccccccgtgtggtgtagacgcccccagtgtggtgtagacgccccccccgtgtggtgtagacgcccccccgtatggtgtagacgccccccccgtatggtgtagacgcccccagtgtggtgtagacgccccccccgtgtggtgtagacgccccccccgtgtggtgtagacgccccccccgtgtggtgtagacgccccccccgtatggtgtagacgcccccgtgtggtgtagacgccccccccgtgtggtgtagacgccccccccgtgtggtgtagacgcccccccgtgtggtgtagacgccccccccgtatggtgtagacgccccccccgtgtggtgtagacgccccccccgtgtggtgtagacgcccccccgtgtggtgtagacgcccccccccgtgtggtgtagacgccccccgtgtggtgtagacgcccccagtgtggtgtagacgcccccgtgtggtgtagacgcccccccgtgtggtgtagacgcccccccccgtatggtgtagacgcccccccgtgtggtgtagacgccccccgtgtggtgtagacgcccccgtgtggtgtagacgccccccccgtgtggtgtagacgccccccccgtgtggtgtagacgcccccccgtgtggtgtagacgccccccccgtgtggtgtagacgccccccccgtgtggtgtagacgccccccgtgtggtgtagacgcccccagtgtggtgtagacgcccccgtgtggtgtagacgcccccttGTGGTGTAGGcgccccccgtgtggtgtagacgccccccgtgtggtgtagacgcccccccgtgtggtgtagacgcccccccgtgtggtgtagacgcccccccccgtgtggtgtagacgcccccgtgtggtgtagacgccccccgtgtggtgtagccgccccccgtgtggtgtagacgccccccgtgtggtgtagacgcccccccgtgtggtgtagacgcccccccgtgtggtgtagacgccccccgtgtggtgtagacgcccccccgtgtggtgtagacgcccccagtgtggtgtagacgcccccccgtatggtgtagacgccccccccgtgtggtgtagacgcccccccgtgtggtgtagacgccccccccgtgtggtgtagacgccccccgtgtggtgtagacgccccccccgtgtggtgtagacgccccccgtgtggtgtagacgccccccgtgtagacgccccccgtgtggtgtagacgcccccgtgtggtgtagacgccccccgtgtggtgtagacgcccccccgtgtggtgtagacgccccccgtgtggtgtagacgccccccgtgtagacgccccccgtgtggtgtagacgcccccgtgtggtgtagacgccccccgtgtggtgtagacgcccccccgtgtggtgtagacgcccccacTGTGGTGTTGAcgcccccgtgtggtgtagacgccccccgtgtggtgtagacgccccccgtgtggtgtagacgcccccccgtgtggtgtagacgcccccagtgtggtgtagacgcccccccgtatggtgtagacgccccccccgtgtggtgtagacgcccccccgtgtggtgtagacgccccccccgtatggtgtagacgccccccccgtgtggtgtagacgccccccccgtgtggtgtagacgcccccccgtgtggtgtagacgcccccccgtgtggtgtagacgcccccgtgtggtgtagacgccccccgtgtggtgtagacgccccccttgtggtgtagacgcccccccgtgtggtgtagacgccccccgtgtggtgtagacgccccccccgtgtggtgtagacgccccccccgtgtggtgtagacgccccccccgtgtggtgtagacgccccccgtgtggtgtagacgcccccccgtgtggtgtagacgccccccgtgtggtgtagacgccccccgtgtggtgtagacgcccccagtgtggtgtagacgccccccccgtgtggtgtagacgccccccccgtgtggtgtagacgcccccgtgtggtgtagacgcccccccgtgtggtgtagacgccccccccgtgtggtgtagacgcccccccgtgtggtgtagacgccccgaCCGCCCGCAGGTGCTGGTCTGCAGGAACTACCGCGGCGACGTGGACATGGCGGAGGTGGAGCACTTCATGCCGATCCtcatggagaaggaggaggagggagccctGTCGCCCATCCTGGCCCACGGCGCCGTGCGCTTCATGTGGGTCAAGCACAACAACCTGTACCGCACCCGAGAGCCGGCCGGGGGCGGGCGGGAGGGACAGACGGGGCGGGCCGGGCTGCCGCCATCTCGCCTAGggtgcccctgcccccacccgtgtccccgtgtccccatgtccccgtgTCCCCGTGTCCCCATATCCCCGTGTCCCCATGTCCCTGTATCCCCATGTCCCCGTGTACCCCCATGTCCccgtgtccccatgtccccgtgtccccatgtccccgtgTCCCCATATCCCCGTATCCCCGTGTACCCATGTCCCTGTATCCccgtgtccccatgtccccgtgTCCCCATATCCCCGTGTACCCCCATGTCCccgtgtccccatgtccccgtgtccccatgtccccgtgTCCCCATATCCCCGTGTACCCATGTCCCTGTATCCccgtgtccccatgtccccgtgTCCCCGTATCCCCATGTCCTCATATCCccgtgtccccatgtccccgtgTCCCCATATCCCCATGTCCTCATATCCCCGTGTCCCCATGTCCCTGTATCCccgtgtccccatgtccccgtgTCCCCGTGTCCCCAAACCCGTGTGCCGTGTCCTCCTTAACGGTCGTGCGCAGTGGTGGCCACGTCCAAGAAGAATGCGTGCGTGTCCCTGGTTTTCTCCTTCCTCTACAAGGTGGTGCAGGTGAGTGGCCGGGCGGGGCGGGACGAGGGTGTCCGTCTGTCCCGGCGTCCGTCAGTCCGGCCCCGCCCGCCGCCAGGTGTTCTCCGAGTATTTCaaggagctggaggaggagagTATCCGCGACAACTTCGTCATCATCTACGAGCTGCTGGACGAGCTCATGGACTTCGGCTACCCGCAGACCACCGACAGCAAGATCCTGCAGGAGTGAGTGGGGCGGGCGGGACGGACGGACGGCCGGCAGGATCCTGCAGGAGTGAGTGGGGCGGGCGGGACAGACGGACAGCCGGCAGGATCCTGCAGGAGTGAGTGGGGCGGGCGGGACAGACGGACGGATGGCAGGATATCCTGCGGGAGTGAGTGGGGCGGGCGGGACAGACGGACGGATGGCAGGATATCCTGCAGGAGTGAGTGGGGCGGGCGGGACGGACAGACGGACGGCCAGACAGCAAGATCCTGCAGGAGTGAGTGGGGCGGGCAGGACGGACAGCCGGCCGGCAGGATCCTGCAGGAGTGAGTGGGGCGGGCGGGACGGACAGACGGACGGACGGGAGACCCGCGGGCTGGGCGGTGGGCGGGACAGACGGACGGCCGCGTCGCCGGCGCGCAGGTACATCACGCAGGAAGGCCACAAGCTGGACACGGGCGCGCCCCGGCCCCCCGCCACCGTGACCAACGCGGTGTCCTGGCGCTCGGAGGGCATCAAGTACCGCAAGAACGAGGTCTTCCTGGACGTGATCGAGTCCGTCAACCTGCTGGTGGGCGCGgccgggctgcgggctgcgggcgggCTGCGGGCGGGCTGCGGGGTCCTGGGGGCGCGGAGACCCTgacccgccccgcccgccccgcccgccccgcagGTGAGCGCCAACGGCAACGTGCTGCGCAGCGAGATCGTGGGCTCCATCCGCATGCGCGTGTTCCTGTCGGGCATGCCCGAGCTGCGGCTGGGCCTCAACGACAAGGTGCTGTTCGACAACACCGGCCGTGAGTGCGGGCCggccgggcggggcgggcggggccgggcggggcggggtgcAGACAGACGCGGGGCGGGGCCGAGACTGCGGGGCGGGGCCCAGACACGGGGGCGGGGCCGAGactgcggggcggggcggggacaGCGGGGGGCGGGGCCGAGACTGCGGGGCGGGGCCCAGACACGGGGGCGGGGAcggcgggggcggggcccagACACGGGGGCGGGGCCGAGACTGCGGGGCGGGGCCCAGACACGGGGCGGGGACAGCGGGGGCGGGGCCCAGACACGGGGGCGGGGACGGCGGGGCGGGGCCAGCGGCGCTCTGCGGTGTCGTGTCGGCAGCGGGGTGTGTTGGGCCGCCCCTGACCCCCGCGCCCGTCGCCCGCCCCGCCCGGCCCCAGGCGGGAAGAGCAAGTCCGTGGAGCTGGAGGACGTCAAGTTCCACCAGTGCGTGCGGCTGTCGCGCTTCGAGAACGACAGGACCATCTCCTTCATCCCCCCCGACGGCGAGTTCGAGCTCATGTCCTACCGGCTCAACACGCACGTgagcggcgggcgggcgggctcgGTACCGCGGGGGGGGACGCGGGGgacgcgggcgggcgggcggggtggCCGCCGGGGCTGAGCCCGAGCCCCGAGCCCCGAGCCGCGCGCCGCCGCAGGTGAAGCCCCTGATCTGGATCGAGTCCGTGATTGAGAAGCACTCGCACAGCCGCATCGAGTACATGATCAAGGTGggcggcgcggcggcggcggcggggcggcgcGGGAGGGAGGGAGTGCGCGCAGGGTCCGTGGGGCCGTCCTCACGCCGCCCATCCCCAGGCCAAGAGCCAGTTCAAGCGCCGCTCCACGGCCAACAACGTGGAGATTCACATCCCGGTGCCCAACGACGCCGACTCCCCCAAGTTCAAGACGACCGTGGGCAGCGTCAAGTGGGTCCCCGAGAGCAGCGCCGTGGTCTGGGCCATCAAGTCCTTCCCGgtgagggcggggcggggccatCCAGTCCTTCCCGGTGAGGGCGGggccgcggggcggggcggggccatcCAGTCCTTCCCGGTGAGGGCGGggccgcggggcggggcggggccatcCAGTCCTTCCCGGTGAGGGGGACCGCGGAGGGACTcagccccgcccgcccgcccgccccgccccaggGCGGCAAGGAGTACCTGATGCGCGCGCACTTCGGGCTGCCCAGCGTGGAGGCGGAGGACAAGGAGGGCAAGCCCCCCATCAGCGTCAAGTTCGAGATCCCCTACTTCACCACGTCGGGCATCCAGGTCAGGTGCTCGCCGCGCCCGGGACGGGGCACCCCGCCCCCCGAGCCCCCGCCCCCGGTGACCCCGCCCCGCCGCACGCCCGCAGGTGCGCTACCTCAAGATCATCGAGAAGAGCGGGTACCAGGCCCTGCCCTGGGTGCGCTACATCACGCAGAACGGAGGTGCGGGGCCGGAGGGGGGCGGGGTCAgcgggaggggcggggccagTGGGGAGGGGCCCGAGGTCGGTTGTCctagtcccctgtccccatgtcctgTCCTGTGTCCCCTTTCCCCGTCCCCTTTCCCGTGACCCCATGTCCTCCTGTCCCGTGTCCCCGTGTCTCCTGCCCCGTGTCCCCTTTCCCCTGTCGCGTGTCCcgtgtccccatgtcctcctgcccCGTGTCTCCTGCCCCATGTCCCCTTTCCCCTGTCGCGTGTCCCCCTGTCCCGTGTCCCCTGTCCCGTCCAGCCGGGCAGAGCTAAGCCTGTCGGCAGGCAGCCCCGGCCTCCGCCCGCCGGTAGTTGGGCCCCGCAGTATAAGCGccctcccgcccgcccgcccgcccgcccgcagaCTACCAGCTGCGCACGCAGTGAGACCCGTGGGCCCAGGACGCCGCTCAGCTGCCGGGACCGCCGCCCCCCCGTCTGGACGCCGGGCCGGCTCCTCGCTGGGCGCCCGCCCGGCCGCCCGAGTCAGTGCTGCCCCGCCGCCTCCATTAAAGACGTTTCGCCCCCACACGGCCGCCGTGCTTCCTGCTCCCTGCTTCCTGGGACCCGGGGCTGCGCCGtctcccgcctctgtctctctgcgtctctgtctccctgcgTCTCTGTCTCCGCCTCTGTCTCCgcctctgtccgtctctctccgtctccgttTCTGCATCTCTCCGTCTCTCCGTCTCCgcatctccccgtctctgtctctccatctctccgtgtctctctctccgtctctgcatctctccgtctctgtctccatctccgcgtctgtctgtctccatctccgtgtctgtctgtctgtctccatctccgcgtctgtctgtctgtctccatctcttcgtCTCCGCATCTCTCCCGTCGTCTCGGGCGCAGGGCACGTGCCCACCCAGCCCAGCGCGGGCCCGACACCCCGCCCGCAGGGCCGCAGGCGTCTCGGTCTCCCCGCCATGTGTcctgcttctgtctgtctgtctgtctgtctctggagGGGTCCAGGCGCCAGGGCACAAGTGGGAGAGGGAACTGGAGGCCGGGTAGAGAAAACAGTTATAGTAGCGGCCCGGCCTGCCGCTGGGGTCTCTGTCTCCCCGCGTGTCTCTGAAGGGGCACAAAGCCGCGAAAACGAAGTTCccttgtgggggtcgggcggcgaGCGGGCTCAGCGCACGAGGagaaaagcgcagggaccggcttgaggatcccggttcgagcccccggctccccacctgcaggggagtcgcttctccctatccaacaacgacgacactaataaccacaagggcaacaaaagggggaaaaagcctccaggagcggtggattcatggtgcaggcacggagcccagcaataaccctggaggcaaaaatgaataaagttatTACTAATttcctcccagagccctgctgagcgctggctgatggtggtgttggggattgaacccggggcctcagagcctcaggcagaagagtctgttTACAGAATcattttgggtttgttttttcttagcttttttttctaatacttcttaaaatttttttttttaatatttattttcccttttgttgcccttttttattgttgttgtagttgttatttatgtcgttggctaggacagagaggaatggagagaggaggggaagacagggagagaaagatacctcccgggtttttaaaaatatgtatctacatattcatttaatatatatatgtattcatttatttttattattttaaaactcctccattgggagtcgggtggtagcgcagcgggctaagcgcaggtggcgcaaagcacaaggaccggcgtgaggatcccggttcgagcccccggctccccacctgcaggggagtcgcttcccaggcggtgaagcaggtctgcaggtgtctgtctgtctctccccctctctgtcttcccctcctctctccatttctctctgtcctagccaacaacgacaacaacaataataactacaaaaaaaaaacaacagggcaacaaaagggaataaataaaataaaaaatatttttaaaaatattttaaaaaagaagttaaagtggatgtgattttttttttaatttaagaatttatttaagaattttttatttaagaatttatttatgagaaagatagagaaagaaccagacatcactctggtccacgtgctgccggggaccgaactcgggacctcatgcctgagagtccagtgcttgacccactgcgccacctcctggaccacttacttTTATTTACCGGAtcgagacaaattgagaggaagggtgacagagaagagacagacctctgcagccctgctcgtgaagcttcccccctgcaggtgggggcctggggctcgaacccgggtccttgcgcctcaaccaggtgcgccccactGGCCCCAGACCCGCTCTGCAGAGCGTCTGTCTTCCTGATGGAAGCCGGAGGGAGAGAGCAGCGCCCGCCACCTTGAGGGTGGGACCCGGGGCCGCGGGCCGAGAGGGCGGCACTTCGCGCGCTGCGCCCCTCCGGCACCACGGAacattctcctcttcctctctgtgtctcagtgGGCAGAGCTCAGCGGTGGGGCACGGGCGCCCCGTGGGAAGAGCCCtgggcaccaggagaagctcttgCGTGTggcgtctgtgtgtctgtctgtctccatcctgaagcagggagacacacacacacccccagaggCCACCCGTCTGTCACCTGTCGGTCCCTCACACCCACAGAACCCAGGGACACGGCCACCAGGGGGCACTCGAGGGCCAGGAGTCAGGGCACTTGGCCGTCCGTCCTGCCTTCCCTGGACCCGTCGACAGGGGCCCTGAATCCCCACCAGCCgctcccgggggctcgaacccagggcctgacGCAGACGAGCCAGGCGCGCTGCCCGCTGAGCCACCCGGTTTTCCTCCGCTCGGACTCTTGAATCAGCTTTCAACACGCCGGGGCCCCTCTCGCCTCCCAGGACGCCTTTTCCCTTCAGGACCCTCCCCCGGCGCCCGGGCACGTCCAGTGCGGTGCccaggctcgaacccatgtccccGAGCTCCCTCTCAGGCCCCGTCGTGCATCCAGAGACATTCGAGAGAGGGTCTCAGAAGACGGGGCCCTGGGCTCAGTGGACGGTGATCCTGACGGGTGggcagggggccgggcggggggGCTCCCCCCGGGCTGACCCAggcccctgtcccccagccccctgtACGCCCGCCCCCATCCCGTGCCCATCCTCTGTCCATTGTACCAATGTCCTCCCGTCCCTATGTCCCTCCATCCCCATGTCCCCTTGTTCCCCTGTCTCTTTGTCCCCTTGCccctgtgtccccctgtccccttgTGCCCGTCCCCGTGTCCCCAtatcctcctgtccccttgtccccatgtcctcctgtTCCTAGTCCCATGTCCCCTGTCCCGTGTCCGTTtgtccccatgtcctcctgtCCCGTGTCCCCATGTCCCATGTCCCCTTTCCCATGTCCCCTTCCCCTGTCGCGTGTCCCCTTTCCCCTGTCGCGTGTCCcgtgtccccatgtcctcctgtCCCATGTCCCCTTGTCTCCTGTCCCGTGTCCCCTTTCCCCTGTCGCGTGTCCCCTGTCCcgtgtccccatgtcctcctgtTCCTAGTCCCATGTCCCCTGTCCCGTGTCCGTTTGTGCCCATGTCCTCCTGTCCCGTGTCCCCATGTCCCATGTCCCCTTTCCCATGTCCCCTTCCCCTGTCCTGTGTCCCCTGTCCCATGTCCCCTTCCCCTGTCGCGTGTCCcgtgtccccatgtcctcctgtCCCATGTCCCCTTGTCTCCTGTCCCGTGTCCCCTTTCCCCTGTCGCGTGTCACCTGTCCCGTGTCCCCATGTCCTCTTGTCCCGTGTCCCCTTTCCCCTGTCGCATGTCTCCTGTCCcgtgtccccatgtcctcctgtCCCGTGTCCCCTTGTCCCCTGTCCCGTCCAGCCGGGCAGAGATAAGCATATCAGCAGGAAGCATGTCAGCAGGAAGCCCCCCGCCCTCCGCCTCCTGATATTTTGGGCCCCATTATATAAGCCGGCCGCTGGGAAGCGGGGCTCTCGAACCCGAAACCCGGTCAGCCCGCCTGGGCCCCCGACGCCCGGGGGTGGTGTGGCGACCGGCAGCAAGGCCGCGGGACCGGCCCGGCCCCTGTGTGTCAGCTCCCGTGGGGGTGTGGggtcgaacccggggcctcaggcaggaaaggccTCTGCACTGACGTCATGCGGCCTCCCCGGCCCCGTTTCGTTTCTTTATTTCGTTTGATTTTATTTGAGTTTACATTTTATttccccccagagccctgctcagctctagctgatggtggtgctggggatcgaacccggggcctcagagcctccttgcagaaccatcatgctgtctccatgACCCTTTAactcattactttaaaaaaaaaatcataattgggagtcgggcggtggcgcagcaggttaagctcaggtgacaccaagcacaaggaccggcgtaaggatctcggttcgagcccccggctccccacctgcaggggcgtcgcttcccaggcggtgaagcaggtctgcaggtgtctgtctgtctctccccctctctgtcttcccctcctctctccatttctctctgtcctagccaacaacgatgacagcaataactacaagagtaaaaaaaaaaaaaaaaaaaggcagcgaaaggaagtaaagaaaaaatcATCATAATTAAGGCCCCAGGGACCTGGCTCAGATGTCAGAGCACAGGACACGCAGGCCTGAGCCCCAGAGGcggtaggttcaatccccaggccaccttctgccagagctgagcagggctcaggaAAATAAGAGTCCAGGGAGCTGGGCGGCGGCCCACCCAGTGCACCTGTCaccgtgcgcaaggacccgggttcgagcccccagtccccacctgtaggggggaagcttcctga
This region includes:
- the AP1M1 gene encoding AP-1 complex subunit mu-1; protein product: MSASAVYVLDLKGKVLVCRNYRGDVDMAEVEHFMPILMEKEEEGALSPILAHGAVRFMWVKHNNLYLVATSKKNACVSLVFSFLYKVVQVFSEYFKELEEESIRDNFVIIYELLDELMDFGYPQTTDSKILQEYITQEGHKLDTGAPRPPATVTNAVSWRSEGIKYRKNEVFLDVIESVNLLVSANGNVLRSEIVGSIRMRVFLSGMPELRLGLNDKVLFDNTGRGKSKSVELEDVKFHQCVRLSRFENDRTISFIPPDGEFELMSYRLNTHVKPLIWIESVIEKHSHSRIEYMIKAKSQFKRRSTANNVEIHIPVPNDADSPKFKTTVGSVKWVPESSAVVWAIKSFPGGKEYLMRAHFGLPSVEAEDKEGKPPISVKFEIPYFTTSGIQVRYLKIIEKSGYQALPWVRYITQNGDYQLRTQ